One window of Streptococcus suis genomic DNA carries:
- a CDS encoding YhgE/Pip domain-containing protein, which yields MSEKVKNFFKKPMTLITILGVSCVPALYNISFLTSMWDPYGRLDQLPVAVVNQDQSASFQDKTLTIGDDMVDNMKESKSLDFHFVSETDAEKGLEEGDYYMVITLPEDLSEKASSLLTDQPEPLTISYQTSKGHSFVASKMGESAMEKLKASVSETITETYTSAVFDSMGEIQSGMVEAADGSQQLTDGASQLESGSETLSNGLTTLTTSGQALVTGANQLATGVVSYTDGVNQAASGSQTLSSGLTTYTNGVASLASGAEQLNANSSQLIAGVGQLQSGASQVEQLVTGANQLQAGLEQLAGSTSLSAEQSSQIQALLTGLPQLQAAINQLNDSLSSIGGVVVDTTTLSNLLTEMGAQAQGLLTAAQADKTASIAALQATATYQNLTVDQQAELVGALQNSPSTTVTAAQTILGQLSQLSQALSSLQSLSGLGTQLGQLQSAVGQINMAANQALPGATTAIENLSSGLSQVNTALNQQVLPGTQALTSGVSQLQTQLSSGASQLMSGVTAYTAGVAQLAEGGAQLVANNSSIQSGGSQLTSGLATLAANSSQLVSGSGQLASGSQQLISGADQLATGGQTLTSGISTLLVGSETLTNSLSSASQQLSVISVEDKNAQAVSQPVTLEHSDQDDVKTNGVGMAPYMVSVALMVAALSANVIFVKHIDNRSYKNRWDWAKGKLLLNGAIASLAALILYGVLLLIGIDPAHPMATLGLILLTSWTFMALVTALVGWNNRFGSFASLIILLLQLGSSAGTYPIELSPRFFQVIQPYLPMTYSVSGLRQTISMVGNSSHQVWMLSLFLIGFMGLGLLIYNQNNE from the coding sequence ATGTCGGAAAAAGTAAAGAATTTTTTCAAAAAACCAATGACCTTGATCACCATTCTCGGTGTTTCCTGTGTCCCAGCCTTATATAACATTAGTTTCCTAACCTCTATGTGGGACCCTTACGGCCGACTAGACCAGTTGCCTGTGGCAGTTGTCAATCAAGACCAGTCGGCGAGCTTTCAAGATAAAACCCTCACCATTGGTGATGATATGGTGGATAATATGAAAGAGAGCAAGAGCCTGGATTTCCACTTTGTATCAGAAACAGATGCGGAAAAAGGCTTGGAAGAAGGGGACTATTATATGGTCATTACCCTACCAGAAGATTTATCGGAAAAAGCCTCCAGTCTCTTGACGGATCAGCCTGAACCACTAACAATTTCTTACCAAACCTCTAAAGGTCACAGCTTTGTCGCTTCTAAGATGGGCGAATCAGCCATGGAAAAATTGAAAGCGTCTGTTTCAGAGACGATTACTGAAACATACACCTCGGCTGTTTTTGACAGCATGGGAGAGATTCAATCTGGTATGGTTGAGGCAGCAGATGGAAGTCAACAATTGACAGATGGAGCTAGTCAATTGGAATCAGGTAGTGAAACACTTTCAAATGGACTGACTACTTTAACGACTTCTGGTCAAGCACTCGTGACAGGAGCAAACCAATTGGCTACTGGAGTTGTGTCTTATACAGATGGAGTCAATCAGGCTGCTTCAGGCAGTCAAACACTTTCCAGTGGCTTAACAACCTACACAAATGGGGTAGCTAGTCTTGCTTCAGGTGCAGAGCAATTAAATGCCAATTCCTCTCAGCTCATCGCTGGTGTGGGACAATTACAATCAGGAGCAAGTCAGGTTGAACAATTGGTAACAGGGGCCAATCAATTGCAGGCAGGCTTGGAACAACTCGCTGGTTCAACTAGTTTGTCTGCTGAACAGTCTAGTCAGATACAGGCTTTATTGACTGGACTTCCTCAGTTGCAAGCGGCCATCAACCAATTAAATGATAGCCTATCAAGTATCGGGGGAGTTGTAGTAGATACCACTACTCTATCTAATCTCTTGACAGAGATGGGTGCTCAAGCTCAAGGATTGTTGACAGCAGCGCAAGCGGATAAAACAGCCAGCATTGCAGCCTTACAAGCAACAGCTACCTATCAAAACTTGACAGTTGATCAGCAAGCTGAATTGGTTGGAGCCCTCCAAAACTCTCCTTCTACAACAGTGACAGCAGCTCAAACGATTTTGGGTCAATTATCTCAACTGAGTCAAGCCTTATCTAGTCTACAAAGTCTTTCTGGTCTTGGAACGCAATTAGGTCAATTGCAATCAGCTGTCGGTCAGATCAACATGGCTGCCAATCAAGCATTGCCAGGTGCTACAACAGCCATTGAAAACCTATCAAGTGGCTTGAGTCAGGTCAACACAGCTTTGAACCAGCAAGTTCTACCAGGAACTCAAGCCTTGACGAGTGGTGTGAGTCAACTTCAAACGCAACTGTCAAGTGGAGCTAGTCAACTCATGTCAGGGGTGACAGCATATACAGCAGGTGTTGCCCAGCTAGCAGAGGGTGGAGCTCAGTTGGTTGCTAACAACAGTAGTATTCAATCTGGAGGTAGCCAGTTAACATCAGGATTGGCAACCTTAGCTGCTAACTCTAGTCAACTTGTCAGCGGTTCAGGACAACTGGCTTCTGGTAGTCAGCAATTAATTTCTGGTGCGGATCAATTAGCTACTGGCGGGCAAACCTTGACAAGTGGGATTTCGACCCTACTTGTCGGCAGTGAGACCTTAACAAATTCACTCAGTTCAGCCAGTCAACAACTATCAGTCATCTCTGTAGAAGACAAAAATGCACAAGCAGTTTCTCAACCAGTCACCTTGGAACACAGTGACCAAGATGATGTGAAGACCAACGGAGTCGGCATGGCTCCTTACATGGTGTCTGTTGCCCTAATGGTTGCAGCCTTATCAGCGAATGTAATTTTTGTCAAACACATTGATAATCGTTCCTACAAAAATCGTTGGGATTGGGCTAAAGGGAAACTCTTATTGAATGGTGCAATTGCCAGCCTAGCGGCACTGATTTTATATGGAGTTCTTCTGTTAATTGGGATTGATCCGGCTCATCCAATGGCAACCTTGGGATTAATCCTTTTGACCTCATGGACCTTTATGGCACTCGTTACAGCCTTGGTGGGCTGGAATAACCGGTTCGGTTCCTTTGCAAGTTTAATTATCTTGTTATTGCAACTGGGTTCAAGCGCCGGTACCTATCCAATCGAACTTAGCCCACGCTTCTTCCAAGTCATTCAGCCTTATCTTCCAATGACCTATTCTGTTTCAGGTCTTCGTCAAACCATTTCTATGGTTGGAAATAGTAGTCATCAAGTTTGGATGCTGAGCCTCTTCTTAATAGGCTTCATGGGATTAGGTCTCTTGATTTATAATCAGAATAATGAATAA
- a CDS encoding TetR/AcrR family transcriptional regulator C-terminal domain-containing protein yields MGTDNRKERTRQAILEAMGTCLETQPFNAITTTHLAHEAGISRSSFYTHYKDKYELIDSYQQGLFHKLETIFDRYDGNRQSSFLEIFELLYRERLLSSLLTHNGTQEIQSFLINKVRLLIANDLSERLGKEDLSPLENEYRSIYFSHAFFGITQAWIKNGKQESPQYMTDFFLKMLPRE; encoded by the coding sequence ATGGGAACAGATAATCGGAAAGAACGAACTCGTCAAGCCATTTTAGAAGCAATGGGGACTTGCCTAGAAACTCAGCCCTTCAACGCCATTACAACAACTCACTTGGCGCATGAAGCAGGAATCAGTCGTTCTAGTTTTTATACCCATTATAAGGATAAGTATGAATTGATTGACTCCTACCAACAAGGCTTATTTCACAAGTTAGAGACCATATTTGATCGCTATGATGGAAATCGACAGTCCTCTTTCTTAGAAATTTTTGAATTGCTCTACCGAGAAAGATTACTCTCATCCTTATTGACCCATAATGGTACTCAAGAAATACAGAGTTTTCTAATAAATAAAGTCCGATTACTTATCGCAAATGATTTGTCCGAGCGTTTGGGAAAAGAAGATTTATCACCACTTGAAAACGAGTACCGTAGTATTTACTTTTCGCATGCCTTCTTCGGAATTACACAAGCATGGATAAAAAATGGGAAGCAAGAATCTCCTCAATATATGACCGATTTTTTCTTGAAAATGCTACCGCGAGAATGA